The sequence below is a genomic window from Mycobacterium sp. ITM-2016-00316.
GGGGTTCCGGGCGATCTCCAGGTTGCCGCCCTTGGCCGCACCGGCGTCGATCCCTTCCCGGTCGGCCACCTCGATGACCTCGTCGACGGACTCGTTGAGCGCCCGTTGCCAGGCCAGAACCTTTTCGCGGCCATAGGTTTTCGCCATCCGATTGCGATCGCCGGGAACAAGTCCGGACAGCCAGCCACCGTTTCGGCCCGATGCGCCGAAGCCGGCGAAGCGAGCCTCCAGCACGGTGATCCGCAGCGACGGGTCGGCCTTCTTGAGGTAGTAGGCCGTCCACAGACCGGTGTAGCCGGCGCCGACGATGCAGACATCGGCGTCGCGATCCCCTGGCAGCCGTGGCCGCAGCGACGGCATCTTGTCGAACCAGTGCGAGACACGACCATTGATGGTGGACACCCAGTGATTCTGCCAGGCCGGGTTGTCGGTGGTGCGGCGCATCGTGTCTGCCAAGACCGACGAAAGGGGCACACCATGTGCTGGCAATGCGATCATCCGGGGGCAACCCGGCAGGACTACCTCGACGTGCTGCGGGGCGTCGTCATGCAGAACGGCTGGGCGGTGCAGTATGTCGAGGCCGACCCGCCGTTCGCGTACACCGCCGGGCTGAGCGAGGCCGGCCTGCCCGAACTGCTCATCACGGGCCTTCCGCCCGCGCGCTCCACGCAACTGCTGAACGAGATGGCGCACTACATGGTGCACGAGGTCGAGCCCGCGCCCGGCGACACCATGACGTTTCCGGACGATTCGTGTGCGGAGTTCGTCGAGGTGACCCACCCGGACGTCCACATGGGATGGGCGGTGGCGTTCCGCGGCGGCCCGATCCGGGGTCTGCAGATCGTCTGGCGAGACGAACGCGGCCACTCGCCGTGGTGCCCCGACTTCAACGGCGGGGGTCGGCGGCAACCGATTCTCGGGACGCGAGGGCCGGTCGACACCTGAGCGTAGACGGCGGGAGGGCGCCCGATCCGGGCTTCCCTCCCGTCGTTCTCGCCCCGAGTCTCCGGATAGCTCCACCTCGAAAGTGCCCGCCTATGAGCGACTTTCGAGCGACAGCCGAGTCCCAGAAATTTCTTTGGACTCATTGATCACACCGGTCACTTTGTCGGGTTTCTTGTCGGTGATCGCACGTATGTTCGAGTCATGAACAGCGATGTGGCCGGTGGTCGGGATGCGGTGCAGCACGCGCTGTCCGATCGCGCCGCCTCCGTCAAGGCGCTGCTGGACGCCGACTTCACCATGTTCGACACCGCCGAACTGCTGGCACTGCTGTCTGAGCGTGAGCAGCAGGCCCGCGCCGACACCGCCGTCGATCACCGCATCCTGGCCGCCCTGATGGACCGGGCCACCCCGCACGAGATCGGCGGCAAAACCTGGACCGACGTACTGACCACCCGCGACCGCCTCAGCGCCACCGAAGCCGCCCGGCGCATCACCGCCGCCCGCGACCTCGGGCCGCGGCACACCATGACCGGCGAAGTCCTGGAACCAGTGCTGGCGGCGTGCGCGGCCGCACTGGCCGCCGGCAGGATCACCACCGGGCACATCACCATCATCCGCACCACGCTGAACAAGGCCTCCGCCTACCTGGATGCCACCGCGCGCGGGCAACTGGAATCCACACTGGTCGATATCGCCGCCACCAACACCCCCGAAACGCTGCAGAAAGCCGCCGATCACGCGCTGGCTCTGATCAACCCCGACGGCGATGGCCCCGACCCGGCACGACACCGGCGCGGGCTGAGCATCGGTCCCCAAGACGTCGACGGTATGGCCAAAGTGTCGGGCTGGGTGGACGCCGAATTCGCCGCCTACCTACGCACCATCCTCGACGTCTGGGCACGACCGGGCATCAACAACCCCGACGACGAAAAGCCCCAAAACAATCCCGACCCCAACCCACTCGACGAAGACCCTGTCGAACCCGACACCGAACCCGAGGACGAGGGTGTGGACGAGGACGAGGACGAAGGCGAGACAGAGACAGAAGGCGAGACAGAGGCAGAGGCCGCATCAGCAGAGGTCAAACCGGAGGTTGAGCCCGAATCGGAGGTTGAGCCCCAGCCTCAG
It includes:
- a CDS encoding DUF222 domain-containing protein; amino-acid sequence: MNSDVAGGRDAVQHALSDRAASVKALLDADFTMFDTAELLALLSEREQQARADTAVDHRILAALMDRATPHEIGGKTWTDVLTTRDRLSATEAARRITAARDLGPRHTMTGEVLEPVLAACAAALAAGRITTGHITIIRTTLNKASAYLDATARGQLESTLVDIAATNTPETLQKAADHALALINPDGDGPDPARHRRGLSIGPQDVDGMAKVSGWVDAEFAAYLRTILDVWARPGINNPDDEKPQNNPDPNPLDEDPVEPDTEPEDEGVDEDEDEGETETEGETEAEAASAEVKPEVEPESEVEPQPQTEVEFEVPGPAGPPPTWDPDEFLRDPRTQSQRNHDAIKAVLRDTLMSKRLGQHNGLPVTLVVSTTLKELEAGAGIAVTGAGTLMPMRDLIRLAEHAHHYLIVYRHHTAEPLYMGRSKRLATKAQRLLLYNRDRGCTRPGCTQAACRCQAHHANPSWNNGGLTDAPDLGLGCGPDNQLAELGWTNTIDPVTGRVHWHPPPLMDTGADTLNHHFHPEELFPPPQPDGQDNDP
- a CDS encoding DUF4262 domain-containing protein, coding for MCWQCDHPGATRQDYLDVLRGVVMQNGWAVQYVEADPPFAYTAGLSEAGLPELLITGLPPARSTQLLNEMAHYMVHEVEPAPGDTMTFPDDSCAEFVEVTHPDVHMGWAVAFRGGPIRGLQIVWRDERGHSPWCPDFNGGGRRQPILGTRGPVDT